In Chitinophaga sp. HK235, a single window of DNA contains:
- a CDS encoding OsmC family protein, producing MATAEIIYTGELRTTATHLKSGTVIETDAPVDNNGKGERFSPTDLVAAALGSCMLTIMGIKARDNNWPIDGTKISVTKIMGTEPRRITGINVIFDMPAGHGLGDKEKTILERAAHTCPVAQSIHPDIKQDITFNW from the coding sequence ATGGCAACAGCTGAAATAATCTATACCGGCGAGCTCAGAACAACAGCCACACACCTGAAGTCAGGCACTGTTATCGAAACAGACGCCCCGGTAGATAATAATGGTAAAGGCGAACGTTTCTCTCCCACTGATCTGGTAGCAGCAGCACTCGGTTCCTGTATGCTCACCATCATGGGCATCAAAGCCAGAGACAACAACTGGCCTATCGATGGCACAAAAATCAGTGTGACCAAGATCATGGGCACAGAACCCCGTCGTATCACCGGTATCAACGTAATATTCGATATGCCGGCTGGTCATGGCCTCGGTGACAAGGAAAAGACCATCCTCGAAAGAGCCGCCCATACCTGCCCCGTAGCACAAAGCATCCATCCTGACATTAAACAGGATATTACCTTCAACTGGTAA
- a CDS encoding homoserine dehydrogenase — MENKIINLGIFGFGVVGQGLYEVLNRTKGINARIKKICIKDPNKSRPIDNSYFTTDKNEILEDPTIDVVVELINDTEAAFDIVSTALRNGKAVVSASKRMIAENLPALYELQSAHRVPFLYEASSCASIPIIRNLEEYYDNDLLNAVEGICNGSTNYILTKIFEENLSFDTALKQAQDLGFAETDPSLDIEGYDPKFKIVILLLHAFGTFVKPEEVFNFGIHHLNDFDIQFAKQRNCTIKLIAQCRRQNGSVYSYVLPHLVKEHNLLFDVYNEYNGILLESAFTDKQFFVGKGAGGTATGSAVLSDISALLYNYRYEYKKIKQNNQPNFSNDVKLKVYLRYKTPDQVDLTEFFNISEKYESPEWRYVVGTINLQKLKEGGWLKKKDVNLLVLE, encoded by the coding sequence ATGGAAAACAAGATCATCAATCTGGGTATTTTCGGCTTCGGCGTCGTAGGACAAGGTCTGTACGAGGTTTTGAACAGGACCAAAGGTATTAATGCACGCATCAAAAAGATCTGCATTAAAGACCCTAACAAATCAAGACCTATCGACAACAGCTATTTTACGACCGATAAAAATGAAATCCTCGAAGATCCTACTATTGACGTAGTGGTAGAGCTGATCAACGACACAGAAGCGGCCTTCGACATCGTAAGCACCGCGCTCCGCAACGGTAAAGCCGTAGTAAGCGCCAGCAAACGTATGATCGCTGAAAACCTGCCTGCCCTGTACGAACTCCAGTCAGCTCATAGAGTGCCTTTCCTGTATGAAGCGTCCAGCTGCGCCAGTATTCCCATCATCCGCAACCTGGAAGAATATTACGATAACGACCTCCTCAACGCGGTGGAAGGTATCTGTAACGGCTCTACGAATTATATCCTCACCAAAATATTCGAAGAAAACCTCAGCTTTGATACCGCCCTCAAACAGGCGCAGGATCTGGGCTTCGCCGAAACAGACCCCAGCCTCGATATCGAAGGATACGATCCCAAATTTAAAATCGTTATCCTCCTCCTCCACGCCTTCGGTACTTTCGTAAAACCCGAAGAAGTGTTCAACTTCGGTATCCATCATCTCAATGACTTCGATATACAGTTCGCCAAACAACGTAACTGTACCATCAAACTGATCGCACAATGCCGCCGCCAGAACGGAAGCGTGTACTCCTATGTATTACCACACCTGGTAAAGGAACACAACCTGCTCTTCGACGTGTACAACGAATACAACGGCATCCTCCTGGAAAGTGCCTTCACCGACAAACAGTTCTTCGTAGGTAAAGGTGCCGGCGGTACCGCCACCGGCAGCGCCGTTCTCTCCGACATCTCTGCCCTGCTGTACAACTACCGCTACGAATACAAAAAAATCAAACAAAACAACCAGCCCAACTTCTCCAACGACGTGAAGCTGAAAGTATACCTGCGCTATAAAACACCTGACCAGGTAGACCTGACAGAATTTTTCAATATCTCTGAAAAGTATGAATCGCCTGAATGGAGATATGTGGTGGGAACCATCAACCTGCAAAAACTGAAAGAAGGCGGATGGCTGAAAAAGAAAGATGTAAACCTGTTAGTTCTCGAGTAA
- a CDS encoding TolC family protein yields the protein MKRAFYFLAVACGMLLSPQLYAQQPADSVLTSATLQDCIRYALSHQPVLRQSRIDEAITDRTVKSKLADWYPQVNLDYNIQHYLELPTSIFGGNPTKVGVANTSTAQFGLNQNIFTRDLLLASNTAKDVRKQSQQNTVRNQIDVVASVSKAYYDILLTNQQIRVLDEDILRLERSLKDARNQYESGTVDKIDFKRATISLNNARAQQKSARELLTAKQVYLKQLMGYPDNAGAVPLVYDTAQMVQQVAGEDTTLTANYQNRIEYQQLQTQQSLQKANLQYNKWSFLPSLSAFVNYSFAWQNQSFSKLYSTDYPNSLLGLKLSLPIFQGGKRIHNIKMAELQLQRTDWDFTTLKNQINTQYAQALAIYKSNLNDFMTLKENMAMAQDVYNMLQLQYKEGIKTYLDVLISETDLRTAQLSYYNAMYQVLSSKIDLQKALGTLTANY from the coding sequence ATGAAAAGAGCATTTTACTTTTTGGCTGTTGCCTGCGGGATGTTATTATCCCCGCAACTTTATGCGCAACAACCTGCTGATTCTGTTTTAACCAGCGCCACGCTGCAGGATTGCATCCGGTATGCGCTGTCGCATCAGCCGGTGTTAAGACAGTCCAGGATAGATGAAGCCATCACCGACAGGACTGTCAAAAGCAAGCTGGCAGACTGGTATCCGCAGGTGAACCTGGACTACAATATCCAGCATTATCTGGAACTGCCAACTTCCATTTTTGGTGGCAACCCTACCAAAGTAGGTGTGGCCAACACTTCTACCGCACAGTTCGGGCTTAATCAAAACATCTTTACCCGCGATCTGCTGCTGGCATCCAATACGGCAAAGGATGTACGAAAACAGAGCCAGCAAAACACCGTCCGCAATCAGATTGATGTGGTGGCCAGTGTGAGCAAAGCCTATTATGACATCCTGCTGACCAATCAGCAGATCCGTGTACTGGACGAAGATATCCTGCGTCTGGAGCGCAGCCTGAAAGATGCCCGCAATCAGTATGAAAGCGGTACCGTTGATAAGATCGACTTCAAGCGTGCTACTATCTCACTCAACAATGCCCGTGCACAGCAGAAATCCGCCCGTGAACTGCTTACAGCCAAACAGGTATACCTGAAACAGTTGATGGGTTATCCTGACAATGCCGGCGCTGTGCCACTGGTATATGATACTGCACAAATGGTACAGCAGGTGGCAGGTGAAGATACTACGCTTACTGCCAACTATCAGAACAGGATAGAATACCAACAGCTGCAAACACAACAAAGCCTGCAGAAAGCCAATCTGCAATATAACAAATGGAGCTTCCTGCCTTCATTGTCTGCCTTTGTCAACTACAGCTTTGCCTGGCAAAACCAGAGCTTCAGCAAGTTGTACAGCACCGACTATCCCAACTCTTTGCTGGGGCTTAAACTATCATTGCCCATCTTCCAGGGAGGCAAACGCATACACAATATAAAAATGGCCGAACTGCAACTGCAACGCACAGACTGGGATTTTACCACACTGAAAAACCAGATCAATACACAGTATGCGCAGGCGCTGGCTATCTATAAAAGTAACCTGAACGATTTCATGACCCTGAAAGAAAACATGGCCATGGCACAGGATGTCTACAATATGCTGCAACTGCAATATAAAGAAGGCATCAAAACCTACCTGGACGTGCTGATTTCAGAAACAGACCTGCGCACCGCGCAGCTGAGTTATTACAACGCTATGTACCAGGTGCTGTCGAGCAAGATAGACCTGCAAAAAGCATTAGGAACCTTAACAGCTAATTATTAA
- the lipA gene encoding lipoyl synthase, translated as MQELPVIAAEPATTRVKKPDWLRVKLPIGENYKQVRNLVDTHKLHTICESGNCPNMGECWGAGTATFMILGNICTRSCGFCAVATGRPEAVDFDEPQRVAEAIYLMKVKHAVITSVDRDELKDGGSIIWANTINAVRALNPDTTMETLIPDFRGQWENLQRIIDVAPEIVSHNLETVERLTKQVRIQAKYHRSLEVIRRLKEGGMRTKSGIMLGLGETKEEVVQAMQDLYDNGCDVVTLGQYLQPTPKHLPVVRFVHPDEFAELREIGYNMGLDYVEAGPLVRSSYHAEKHIVSGRNKG; from the coding sequence ATGCAAGAACTACCCGTTATAGCTGCCGAACCGGCCACCACAAGAGTGAAAAAGCCCGACTGGCTGCGCGTTAAGTTACCTATAGGCGAGAACTACAAGCAGGTAAGAAACCTGGTAGATACCCATAAATTACATACGATCTGCGAAAGCGGCAACTGCCCGAACATGGGCGAGTGCTGGGGAGCCGGCACGGCCACTTTCATGATCCTGGGCAATATCTGTACCCGCAGCTGCGGCTTCTGTGCCGTAGCCACCGGCCGTCCGGAAGCGGTGGACTTCGACGAGCCACAACGTGTGGCAGAAGCCATCTACCTCATGAAAGTAAAACATGCGGTGATCACCTCTGTAGACAGAGATGAGCTGAAAGATGGCGGTTCCATCATCTGGGCCAATACTATCAATGCCGTAAGAGCCCTGAACCCGGATACCACCATGGAAACACTCATTCCCGACTTCCGTGGCCAGTGGGAAAACCTCCAGCGCATCATAGATGTAGCACCCGAGATTGTTTCCCATAACCTCGAAACAGTGGAAAGACTGACCAAACAGGTTAGAATACAAGCTAAATACCATCGCAGTCTGGAAGTGATCCGTCGGCTGAAAGAAGGCGGCATGCGTACCAAAAGCGGTATCATGCTCGGACTGGGTGAAACCAAGGAAGAGGTGGTACAGGCTATGCAGGACCTCTATGACAACGGCTGCGATGTGGTAACACTGGGCCAGTACCTGCAGCCTACTCCCAAACATCTGCCGGTAGTACGCTTCGTACATCCCGACGAATTTGCGGAATTACGTGAGATCGGTTACAACATGGGACTCGACTACGTAGAGGCAGGTCCGTTAGTAAGATCTTCCTATCATGCAGAGAAACATATTGTCAGCGGTCGTAATAAAGGATGA
- a CDS encoding efflux RND transporter periplasmic adaptor subunit, producing the protein MKKMNHFVLISAAGLLGFTACKGPAQKGAPAMPPTPVNITEVSVAPAVYYDKFPATVTALNNVELRSQVAGFITGIFFKEGEIVQQGKTLYEIDRRKYQAAYLQAEANVASAKANYNRARKDDERYKRLAEQDAVARQILDNAEAALETTRSALAAAEANLAAVRTDLDYSLIKAPFTGRIGISQVRLGAQVSPGTTLLNTISSENPIAVDFVINETDLSRFAAMQGKSINAGDSTFRLQLSDGTMYNHGGRILAVDRGVDNQTATVKVRIEFNNPDSRLKDGMSSVLQVLNEQSGDRLILPYKAVTEQMGEYFVFVAKDSVAAQQKVHLGPKIGDKIVIMDGIQAGDKVIVEGFQRLRDGGKIQIGIPAAPQGAPAKK; encoded by the coding sequence ATGAAAAAAATGAACCACTTTGTCTTAATCAGCGCTGCCGGCCTGCTGGGTTTTACTGCCTGCAAGGGGCCTGCCCAGAAAGGAGCGCCAGCTATGCCCCCTACGCCCGTGAACATTACGGAGGTATCTGTGGCACCGGCCGTTTATTACGACAAATTTCCCGCTACTGTAACAGCACTGAACAATGTGGAGCTGCGCTCCCAGGTGGCTGGTTTTATCACCGGTATCTTCTTTAAGGAAGGGGAAATAGTGCAGCAGGGAAAAACCCTGTATGAAATAGACCGTCGTAAATACCAGGCTGCCTATCTCCAGGCGGAGGCCAATGTTGCCAGCGCCAAAGCTAATTATAACAGGGCCAGAAAAGATGATGAACGCTACAAACGCCTGGCAGAACAGGATGCAGTAGCCCGTCAGATACTGGACAACGCAGAAGCTGCACTGGAAACTACCCGCAGCGCACTCGCAGCAGCAGAAGCCAACCTGGCCGCTGTACGTACAGACCTGGATTACTCCCTGATCAAAGCGCCGTTTACCGGCCGTATCGGTATCTCACAGGTAAGGCTCGGCGCACAGGTAAGCCCCGGCACTACACTGCTGAACACCATCTCCAGTGAGAATCCTATCGCGGTAGACTTTGTGATCAATGAAACAGATCTCTCCCGTTTTGCTGCGATGCAGGGCAAAAGTATCAACGCCGGCGATTCCACTTTCCGCCTGCAGCTGTCTGATGGTACCATGTACAATCATGGCGGCCGCATACTGGCTGTTGATCGTGGGGTAGATAATCAGACTGCTACTGTGAAGGTGAGGATAGAATTCAATAACCCTGACAGCCGGCTGAAAGATGGTATGAGCAGCGTATTGCAGGTGCTCAACGAACAATCCGGTGATCGGCTGATTCTGCCTTATAAAGCTGTAACAGAACAGATGGGCGAGTACTTCGTATTTGTAGCGAAAGACTCTGTAGCGGCTCAGCAGAAAGTACACCTGGGACCAAAGATCGGCGACAAAATCGTGATCATGGATGGTATCCAGGCAGGTGATAAAGTGATTGTGGAAGGCTTCCAGCGTTTACGTGATGGCGGCAAGATACAGATAGGAATACCGGCAGCACCACAGGGCGCTCCGGCGAAGAAATAG
- a CDS encoding nucleoside triphosphate pyrophosphatase, which translates to MYKGAPVVLASQSPRRKQLLEQAGIPFEVKVVETAETYPPGLAIEQIPIHIAEQKAEAVMALCTPQDIVIAADTVVVLDDTIIGKPKDREDAIRILTALSGREHRVITGVVIRRNGVETAFSQTTTVHFKPLTPDQVSYYVDNFKPYDKAGAYAIQEWIGAVGIDSIHGCFYNVMGLPVSRVVEELSKY; encoded by the coding sequence ATGTATAAAGGCGCACCTGTTGTGCTGGCTTCCCAGTCGCCCCGCAGAAAACAGCTGCTGGAGCAGGCTGGCATCCCTTTCGAAGTGAAGGTGGTGGAAACAGCAGAAACTTATCCTCCCGGGCTGGCTATAGAGCAGATTCCCATTCATATTGCAGAGCAGAAGGCGGAAGCCGTGATGGCGCTATGTACGCCGCAGGACATTGTGATTGCGGCTGATACGGTGGTGGTGCTGGATGATACCATCATCGGCAAACCCAAAGACCGGGAAGACGCTATCCGTATCCTGACTGCGCTGAGCGGCCGGGAACATCGGGTGATCACCGGAGTGGTGATCCGCCGCAATGGAGTGGAGACAGCTTTCTCCCAAACAACTACCGTACATTTTAAGCCTCTCACCCCTGATCAGGTGAGTTATTATGTAGATAATTTCAAACCCTACGATAAGGCCGGTGCTTATGCGATCCAGGAATGGATCGGCGCGGTGGGCATCGACAGCATCCATGGCTGTTTTTACAATGTAATGGGACTGCCGGTGAGCAGGGTCGTGGAAGAACTCAGCAAGTATTAA
- a CDS encoding DUF2851 family protein, which yields MSVNPPLSEALFQHIWKCRLFRQDSLVAITGEAVQIISPGIQNHHSGPDFTAARIRIDGILWAGPVELHLRSSDWYRHGHAGNEQYRHIILHVVYVHDLPEGIGGHIRCLELQPYISNLLLERYEELRRTAAFVPCSAHAGRVSRLIWTGWQERLLAGRWERRWQELLHWLGINGFNWEETCYWSLARSYGAPVNARPFLQLAQSLPYTVLQWHYDRPLAAEALLFGQAGMLEGPFADVYPLQLQQEYGQLRQRHQLEPMMAHQWNWLRMRPSAFPAMRIASFAALIQQRRQLFSRILEVRNIRELEQLFFVPPSPYWRTHYRFGRSVRHTRQPGRQALHTVLINSVLPLLHLYGQQRQSAYFQELALSLLQQLPAENNHITRAWKKLGVVQENALASQGLLELKQYYCEQKRCLECAVGTRILGG from the coding sequence ATGAGTGTTAACCCCCCGCTCTCAGAGGCGCTGTTCCAGCATATCTGGAAGTGCCGTCTGTTCAGGCAGGACAGCCTGGTGGCCATCACCGGAGAAGCTGTCCAGATCATCAGCCCTGGTATACAAAATCATCATAGCGGTCCTGATTTTACGGCGGCCCGTATCCGGATTGACGGCATTTTATGGGCCGGCCCGGTAGAGCTGCATCTGCGCTCGTCTGACTGGTACCGGCATGGGCATGCCGGCAATGAGCAGTACCGGCATATCATCCTGCATGTGGTGTATGTACACGATCTGCCGGAAGGTATTGGCGGACACATTCGTTGTCTGGAACTACAGCCGTATATCTCCAATCTGTTGCTGGAGCGGTATGAGGAGCTGAGGCGTACAGCAGCCTTTGTGCCCTGTAGTGCGCATGCCGGCAGGGTTTCCCGGTTGATCTGGACTGGCTGGCAGGAGCGCCTGCTGGCCGGACGCTGGGAACGGCGCTGGCAAGAGCTGCTGCACTGGCTGGGTATCAATGGCTTCAACTGGGAAGAGACCTGTTACTGGTCACTGGCCCGCAGTTACGGAGCCCCGGTGAATGCCCGGCCTTTTCTGCAACTGGCGCAGTCGTTGCCCTATACCGTGCTGCAATGGCATTACGATCGGCCGCTGGCGGCGGAAGCTCTGCTGTTTGGCCAGGCTGGCATGCTGGAAGGACCCTTTGCCGACGTATATCCTTTACAGTTACAACAGGAATACGGACAGCTCCGTCAGCGCCACCAGCTGGAACCTATGATGGCCCATCAGTGGAACTGGCTCAGGATGCGGCCTTCAGCCTTCCCTGCCATGCGTATCGCCAGCTTCGCGGCGCTGATACAACAACGACGGCAGCTTTTTAGCCGTATCCTGGAAGTGCGTAATATCCGGGAACTGGAACAGCTTTTTTTCGTTCCCCCTTCCCCGTATTGGCGCACGCATTATCGCTTCGGACGCAGTGTACGCCACACCCGCCAGCCCGGGCGGCAGGCACTGCATACGGTATTGATCAACAGCGTATTGCCGCTGCTCCACCTGTATGGTCAGCAGCGTCAATCGGCTTATTTCCAGGAGCTGGCACTATCGCTGCTGCAGCAGCTGCCGGCAGAAAATAACCATATTACGCGGGCCTGGAAAAAGCTGGGTGTCGTACAGGAAAATGCATTGGCATCACAAGGGCTCCTGGAGTTGAAGCAGTATTATTGCGAACAGAAGAGATGTCTGGAATGTGCAGTAGGGACGCGGATTCTGGGCGGGTAG
- a CDS encoding PLP-dependent aspartate aminotransferase family protein: MKTATQLIHSIPVDELTGAISVPIYQTSTFVQESPGINKGFEFSRANNPTRKVLEELICSLEEGYAGFAFASGMSAIDAVLKLLKSGDEIMAVEDTYGGIFQIFNHMFERFGIKVNFVDTSNLDKVLAAITPNTRIIWLESPTNPTLRVSDIKSISKIAKQHNILLAVDNTFSTPLLQQPLTLGADIVIHSASKYLAGHCDVIAGLVVVNSKALADQIRYNQNISGSILSPFEAWLTIRGIETLYLRFEKQCSNASTIANWLAAHPAVDKVYYPGLASHKNHHIARKQQKNYGALVSFSLKSDNIKNAIRIVNATKLFKLAESFGGVKSMLAHPATMTHRNIPEEFRKKTGLQDSCIRLSVGIEDAEDLINDLKQALDKLNHPAGKQITVLQ; this comes from the coding sequence ATGAAAACAGCTACACAACTGATTCATAGCATTCCGGTAGATGAACTGACAGGTGCGATTTCCGTACCTATCTATCAGACATCCACCTTTGTGCAGGAATCACCGGGCATCAATAAAGGTTTTGAATTTTCGCGGGCCAACAATCCCACGCGTAAAGTACTGGAAGAGCTCATCTGTAGCCTGGAAGAAGGTTATGCCGGCTTCGCCTTTGCCAGCGGCATGTCTGCCATCGACGCGGTACTCAAACTGCTGAAATCCGGCGACGAAATCATGGCCGTGGAAGATACCTATGGTGGCATCTTCCAGATCTTCAACCACATGTTCGAACGTTTTGGCATCAAAGTAAATTTTGTAGACACCAGCAACCTCGACAAAGTATTGGCCGCCATCACACCCAATACCCGCATCATCTGGCTGGAATCTCCTACCAATCCTACTTTGCGCGTCTCTGATATCAAATCTATCAGCAAAATTGCCAAACAACATAATATACTGCTGGCGGTAGACAATACCTTCAGCACCCCGCTGCTGCAGCAACCGCTCACACTGGGCGCCGATATCGTGATCCACAGCGCCTCCAAATACCTGGCCGGCCACTGTGATGTGATCGCCGGACTAGTGGTGGTCAATTCCAAAGCCCTGGCAGACCAGATCCGGTACAATCAGAACATCTCCGGCAGTATCCTGAGTCCGTTTGAAGCCTGGCTGACCATCCGCGGGATAGAAACACTCTACCTCCGGTTCGAAAAACAATGCAGCAATGCCAGCACCATCGCTAACTGGCTGGCCGCGCATCCGGCAGTAGACAAAGTATATTATCCGGGACTCGCCTCCCATAAAAACCATCATATCGCCCGCAAACAGCAGAAAAACTACGGTGCACTCGTCAGTTTCTCGCTCAAAAGCGACAATATCAAAAACGCGATCCGCATCGTCAACGCTACCAAGCTGTTTAAACTCGCGGAAAGCTTCGGCGGCGTGAAAAGTATGCTGGCCCACCCGGCCACTATGACACATCGCAACATACCGGAAGAATTCCGGAAAAAAACAGGACTGCAGGACTCCTGCATCCGGTTATCAGTAGGGATCGAAGATGCGGAAGACCTCATCAACGACCTCAAACAGGCACTGGATAAACTAAACCATCCAGCCGGCAAACAAATCACTGTTTTACAATAG